CGAAGGGATCGTGCGCGCCGACCTGCGCAACATGATCTTCGTGCTCGAAATTCTCGCGCGCCTCGAGCGCGACTTCGATTACCGCATCCTGATTCGCGAGGCACTCAAGTACGTGCCGATGGAACTCGACTTCGAGCACGAGGCCGACAACTCCGCGACGATGCGCCGGAACTTCGCCGCCGATCCTCAGGTGATGATTCCCGAGGTGTATCGCGAGCTCACCTCGCGCCGCGTACTCACTATGGAGTTCGCGCCCGGCATCAAGATAACCGATGTGCCCGCGCTCGAAGCCGCTGGAATCGACAAGCATGCCGTCGCGCAGAAGTTGGTCGAGGTGTTCTGCGAGCAGGTGCTGCGCGACGGTTTCTTCCACGCCGATCCGCATCCGGGAAATATCCTGGTGCAGCCGGGGCCGCGCCTCGTGCTGCTCGACTTCGGCCTCGCCAAGGACTTTCCGCCCGCCTTTCGCGACGGGATCGTGCGGCTCACGTTCGGAATACTCACTTCGAATCGCGAGGGAATCGTGCAGGCCTTCACCGATCTCGGTTTTCGCACGCGCAACGGCTCGCCCGACACTCTGCTCGCGATGTCGGATCTTTTCCTCGGCAACACGCTCAAATCGAAGAAGGCCTATGCTGACAAAGAGTTAATCGAGCAGTTCTCCGAAGAGCTGCCGCGCGCAATCAAGGCCAATCCCGTCGTCGAAGTGCCGGGCGATGTACTGCTCGTGAGCCGGATGATGGGGCTGCTTAGCGGGCTCGGCAAGTCGCTCGATTCGCAGGTCGATCTGATGACGACGATCATGCCATACGCGCAGCGGCTGATGATGCCATCCGTACCGGCGCCATCGCCCGCGGCCGAATAGGGCGTTAAATTTTTCTCGCGCTGTCGATTGATCAGCATTGCGCGCTGGACCATCGCCTGATCCTCGCATATCTTCGTCGCACCGTGACCAACGAAATCGAACAGGTTGCATTGCGCGCAGCCCGCGCCGCCGGCCGGATTCATCTCAAACGCCTCAGCCGCATCAACGTCAATCGCAAGTCGAACTCGATCGACCTGGTCACGGAGGCCGACCAGGAATCCGAGGCTGCGATTCTCGACGTGATTCATCGCGCATTCCCGACCCACGCTTTTCTCGGCGAGGAGACCGGCGCGAGCCGCCACCAGAGCGACCATCGATGGATCGTCGATCCGCTCGACGGCACCACCAACTTCGCGCATGGCTATCCGCAGTTCTGCGTATCGATCGCCTACGAACACAAGGGCCGCGTGCAGTTCGGCGTGGTGTACGACGCGTTAAAAAAAGAAACCTTCAGTGCTCATCGCGGCCGCGGCGCCCGCCTTAACGGCAAACCGATGCGCGTGAGCACCTGCGATTTTCTTTCCGCCGCGCTGCTCGAGACAGGGTTTCCGTACGATCGCCGCGAGCGGCGCCGCTTTTACATGTGCTTCTGGGAAGCGTTCATGATGCGCGCGCAGGGCGTGCGGCGCACGGGAGCGGCGGCGCTCGATCTTTGCTACGTCGCGGCCGGACGCGTCGACGGCTTCTGGGAATTCGGTCTGAAGCCGTGGGACGTTGCAGCGGGCGCACTCATCGTCGAAGAATCACGCGGCCGCGTCTCGAACATGGATGGCACTCAACTCGATCTTACCGCTGGTAACATTGTCGCGAGCAACGGCAAGCTTCATGACCAGATGATCGAGACGATCAAAGAAGCGAAGCCGGAGGCTGAGCGCCGCCACGCCGCGATGCTCGCCGAAGAAGCGGCCGCCGCCCAAACCGATCCGCCGCGCATGGCCGCGCGCAGCAACTAATCTATCACTAAAACAGCCTGACGAGTCTGGCTGCCAAGCGGTTCCTACATCACCCCGCCCGCGACGTGCGCCGCCGGAGGGCGCTTAAGCTCCATTAACACTCTAGTGGAATAATTGACTCACTCCTGTTGTGCCGGCCGGGTTTAGAAAAGTTATCGTGTACGCCGTGCTGACGCTGGGCTTGATTGGTGCCGAGCTAGTACCGCTCACGCCGCCGCAGACGAAGGTGCTGGTCGAATCGTCGTATTGATAGCTATACGCGGTCGGGCAATCGTTCTTGAATTCAACATCTATCGGCTCTGCCTGACCGAGCCACGTGCCACTGCCCACGGCTGACCCGAAGGCTGGGGTCGCTTGGCCCTGCGGCAGTTTGACACCGGTACATGTTCCGGTACCGCAATCCGCGTCGGTGCCGCAGATATTTCCGGGATGATCGCCACCCACACACCTCGCCCAAAGCGCATAACCACAGCAGGTTTCCGCGGTTGGAGGAGGGCTGGCTCCGGCATCGAAGCACGAGTTGCTCGGCGTGCAGCAATACAAGTTGGTATTGGTGGGCGCCCATGGAACCGTAGTCGTACCCTTGCAAGCAAGGCCTGGGGGTTGGGTGACACCGGCTTCAGGTTGGCATTGCGAGCAGGCGCTGCCGCATCCGATGTACTTGCTGCAGGTTCCTCCCTGGCCGCAATCCGTGTCGTTGCCGCACAGCGCTCCTTTACGAGTGCCCCCAACGCATTCTCGAATCTGCAGATCGGGCGGGCATTTGTTCTCCGCCAGCAACTTCCATTGGCAAATGGGCAGGTATGGCGCGCCCGGAGGTCCCGCCTTGCCGCAGTCCTCGGTGGCGCCATTGCACCCCGGACTGGTGCATTCGTATGCACTGACGCACGCGCCGTCGGCTACATCGCAAGCCGGATAGGCAGGTTTAGACGGTACGGCGTTCGCGCACTGAGTATTCGAAGTGCACGGATTGATACAGATTCCACTCGATAGAGGCGCGAAGGGCGCCGGCGCTTTAAAGCACTTGGTGAAGGGTGTTTTGGTGCACTCGCTGTCCGAAGTACAGGAAGCCGCGCACTTTCCGCCGACTGGGCCGAACAACTTCGGATACGATGTCGGGCTGAAGCATTGATGGTTGTATGGCGCGGCGTTAGCAGAGCAGTCGCTCGCGTTAATGCAGCTCGAGCTGTCAAGCACATCCACTCCGATCAAGTTGGCGGTAACCTCGTAGGTGTTGTGTACCGGCGTCACGACCACGGGTAAGTTCCCGCCGTCGATCCCTAACTGCACGTCCATGAAATCACTCGCCGCCGCCATCTGGTTCGGCGCGCTACAGGTGCCGCCCTTTTTTTCGCACGGCGGACCACAAGGTCCGCCCAGAGAGCATACTCCAGGCGCAGCCAGCGCCAGCTCAGCGAGCGTGGCTGGCGCCAATCCCGCGCTGGTGCAATACAAAGAGTAAGTATTTCTGCCACATGTACCTAGATTGGCGCAGGAGCCGGTATTGCATTTGAAGTCTCCGCCTCCACAATTGGCGTCCGTCGCGCATTGCTCGCCTGCGTTCGGACCGTTGGGGCAAACGCCCGGACAATCCGAACCGGTACTGCAGGTTTTACCGTTGTTCTTGCCGCCCGCGCAGGCCGCTGGACAGTCCGCCCCATCCGTACAAGTGTTTCCGGCATTCGCGCCCCCCGAACAGGTGAGCTGCGCTCCCGCGCACGAGCCAGTCGCGCAGCAACTGCCGCCCGAGGCGCAAAACGCTTTGCCGCAGGTTCCAAAGTTACAGATACCGGGGGCCGCGCAGCTGGCGCCGGTCGCACAGTCTTTGCCATCGTCGGATCCCCCTGAGCATACGCCTGGGCATTGAGAGTTGTCGGTACATTCACTCCCGTTGTGCCTCCCGCCAACGCAGGCATTCCTGCAATCGGCAGTAGTCGCGCAGGCCGAACCCACCGTGAC
The genomic region above belongs to Candidatus Binataceae bacterium and contains:
- a CDS encoding AarF/UbiB family protein, whose amino-acid sequence is MAAAADSFDFKSDVPEPGILTRAWRFLNVVWLAVYVYLGYKSVQLWTKFVSNKNRTELYRRQDLRAARALYATAIRLEGLLIKASQFIATRADVLPDEWVKTLSGLHDRVPPRPFDMIRAQIEHELGRPLYSLFAEIDEKPIASASLAQVHRARLLDGRDAAVKVQYPGIEGIVRADLRNMIFVLEILARLERDFDYRILIREALKYVPMELDFEHEADNSATMRRNFAADPQVMIPEVYRELTSRRVLTMEFAPGIKITDVPALEAAGIDKHAVAQKLVEVFCEQVLRDGFFHADPHPGNILVQPGPRLVLLDFGLAKDFPPAFRDGIVRLTFGILTSNREGIVQAFTDLGFRTRNGSPDTLLAMSDLFLGNTLKSKKAYADKELIEQFSEELPRAIKANPVVEVPGDVLLVSRMMGLLSGLGKSLDSQVDLMTTIMPYAQRLMMPSVPAPSPAAE
- a CDS encoding inositol monophosphatase family protein, which translates into the protein MTNEIEQVALRAARAAGRIHLKRLSRINVNRKSNSIDLVTEADQESEAAILDVIHRAFPTHAFLGEETGASRHQSDHRWIVDPLDGTTNFAHGYPQFCVSIAYEHKGRVQFGVVYDALKKETFSAHRGRGARLNGKPMRVSTCDFLSAALLETGFPYDRRERRRFYMCFWEAFMMRAQGVRRTGAAALDLCYVAAGRVDGFWEFGLKPWDVAAGALIVEESRGRVSNMDGTQLDLTAGNIVASNGKLHDQMIETIKEAKPEAERRHAAMLAEEAAAAQTDPPRMAARSN